A genomic segment from Glycine soja cultivar W05 chromosome 20, ASM419377v2, whole genome shotgun sequence encodes:
- the LOC114401652 gene encoding glycolipid transfer protein 1-like: MEGTVFTPALEGIKLVKSEQGEILTQPFLDACKHILPVIDKFGAAMALVKSDIGGNISRLESKYSSNPTKFNYLYSLVQVEVETKTAKSSSSCTNGLLWLTRAMDFLVALFQNLIEHADWSMSQACTDSYNKTLKKWHGWLASSSFTVAMKLAPDRKKFMEVIQGTGDISADIQKFCTDFSPIFEENHKFLARCGLDDMKAS, from the exons ATGGAGGGGACTGTTTTCACTCCTGCACTTGAAGGAATTAAGCTTGTAAAATCAGAGCAAGGAGAAATTTTGACCCAGCCTTTCTTGGATGCTTGCAAGCATATACTGCCTGTTATAG ACAAGTTTGGAGCTGCTATGGCCCTTGTTAAATCTGACATTGGTGGTAACATATCG AGATTGGAATCTAAGTATTCCTCCAATCCAACCAAATTCAACTACCTGTACAGTTTGGTACAAGTAGAGGTTGAAACTAAAACGGCTAAGTCATCATCCAGTTGTACCAATGGACTTCTTTGGCTTACAAG AGCAATGGATTTCTTAGTGGCATTATTCCAAAACTTAATTGAGCATGCAGATTGGTCAATGTCACAAGCCTGTACAGATTCCTATAACAAGACTCTAAAGAAGTGGCATGGCTGGCTTGCAAGTTCAAGCTTCACT GTAGCAATGAAGCTTGCTCCTGATAGGAAAAAATTCATGGAGGTGATACAAGGCACTGGTGATATCAGTGCTGATATACAGAAATTTTGTACTGacttttctcctatctttgaaGAGAATCACAAGTTTCTG GCTCGTTGTGGCTTGGATGATATGAAGGCGTCATGA